A genome region from Colwellia sp. Arc7-D includes the following:
- the rep gene encoding DNA helicase Rep — translation MKLNPGQNEAKKYVDGPCLVLAGAGSGKTGVICQKIAYLIQNCGYKAKNIAAVTFTNKAAREMKERVVKMMDKSQTRGLTVCTFHSLGLDIIRKELKTLGYKPGFTLFDDQDSLALLKELTQEQLDGDKDLISKLQMMISNWKNDLLLPDAAIKQASDADSLQYAEFYAMYQKHMKAYNALDFDDLILIPTLLMRNYPEVRERWQKKIQYMLVDEYQDTNASQYELVKQITGEQGLLTVVGDDDQSIYSWRGAKPQNLVLLGEDYPNLKLIKLEQNYRSSGRILKCANTLIANNPHVYDKALFSELNYGVELRVLQTKNEDHEVERVVGELIGHRFLNKSKFKDYAILYRGNHQSRLLEKALMTNRIPYKINGGTSFFSRSEIKDMMAFLRVLVNPDDDNAFLRIVNVPRREIGPTTLEKLGSYANMRQISMFAASFELGLEQHLTGRGLISVQRFSRWLVETADHAERGETSAVLRSMVREINYEDWLYDTSPSAKAAEMRMKNVTQLFSWVTLMLEGEDDEEPMTLAQVVTRLTLRDMMERNEDEEDTDQVQLMTLHASKGLEFPYVFLIGMEEGLLPHQTSMDEGNVEEERRLAYVGITRAQRELIFTYARERRQFGEVSRTEASRFLHELPQDDLSWELTQTKQSIEKKQETAKMGVANLREMLKQKK, via the coding sequence ATGAAATTAAACCCTGGTCAAAATGAAGCAAAAAAATATGTTGATGGTCCGTGCCTTGTATTGGCAGGGGCAGGCAGTGGAAAAACTGGGGTTATTTGTCAGAAAATTGCATACCTAATTCAAAATTGTGGCTATAAAGCAAAAAATATTGCCGCCGTAACCTTTACCAATAAAGCCGCACGTGAAATGAAAGAGCGTGTGGTAAAAATGATGGATAAATCGCAAACAAGGGGGTTAACCGTTTGTACGTTTCACTCTTTGGGCTTAGACATTATTCGCAAAGAATTGAAAACATTAGGCTACAAGCCTGGCTTTACTCTATTCGATGATCAAGACAGCTTAGCTTTACTGAAAGAGCTTACCCAAGAACAACTTGATGGCGATAAAGACTTAATCAGTAAACTCCAAATGATGATTTCAAATTGGAAAAATGATTTGCTCTTACCTGATGCGGCCATTAAGCAAGCTAGCGATGCAGACTCTCTGCAATACGCAGAGTTTTATGCCATGTATCAAAAACACATGAAAGCCTATAACGCGCTTGATTTTGATGACTTGATTTTAATTCCAACACTATTAATGCGTAATTACCCTGAAGTGCGTGAACGTTGGCAGAAAAAAATTCAATACATGCTAGTAGATGAATATCAAGATACCAATGCCAGCCAATATGAATTGGTTAAGCAAATAACAGGCGAGCAAGGTTTATTAACCGTGGTAGGCGACGATGACCAGTCAATATACTCATGGCGTGGTGCTAAACCACAAAATTTAGTGTTATTAGGTGAAGATTACCCAAACCTTAAGCTGATAAAACTTGAACAAAACTACCGCTCTAGTGGTCGTATTTTGAAGTGTGCGAACACACTGATTGCCAATAATCCTCATGTTTATGATAAAGCATTATTTAGTGAACTAAATTACGGTGTTGAACTGCGGGTACTGCAAACTAAAAATGAAGACCATGAAGTCGAGCGTGTTGTAGGCGAATTAATTGGACATCGATTTTTAAATAAAAGTAAATTTAAAGATTATGCCATTCTTTATCGCGGTAATCATCAGTCACGCTTACTTGAAAAAGCATTAATGACGAACAGAATACCTTATAAAATCAATGGTGGTACCTCATTTTTTTCGCGTTCTGAAATAAAAGATATGATGGCTTTTTTAAGGGTGTTAGTGAATCCCGATGACGATAATGCTTTTTTGCGTATTGTGAATGTTCCGCGCCGAGAAATTGGACCTACAACATTAGAAAAATTGGGTAGCTACGCTAATATGCGACAAATTAGCATGTTTGCTGCTAGTTTCGAGTTAGGTTTAGAGCAGCACTTAACCGGTAGAGGCTTGATCAGTGTGCAACGATTTAGCCGTTGGTTAGTGGAAACAGCGGATCATGCTGAGCGTGGTGAAACATCAGCGGTATTGCGCTCAATGGTGCGTGAAATTAATTACGAAGATTGGCTATACGATACCTCACCTAGTGCAAAAGCGGCAGAAATGCGCATGAAAAACGTCACACAATTATTTAGCTGGGTAACACTAATGCTTGAAGGTGAAGACGATGAAGAGCCAATGACCTTAGCGCAAGTTGTTACCCGCCTGACCTTGCGCGACATGATGGAACGAAATGAAGACGAAGAAGATACCGACCAAGTACAATTAATGACATTACATGCTTCTAAAGGATTAGAGTTTCCTTATGTTTTTCTCATTGGCATGGAAGAAGGTTTATTACCGCATCAAACCAGTATGGATGAAGGTAACGTTGAGGAAGAACGTCGTTTAGCTTATGTAGGCATTACCCGTGCTCAGCGCGAGTTGATATTTACTTATGCTAGAGAGCGCAGACAGTTTGGTGAAGTATCTCGCACAGAAGCAAGTCGATTTTTACATGAACTACCCCAAGATGATTTAAGCTGGGAACTAACACAAACGAAACAAAGCATAGAAAAAAAGCAAGAAACGGCTAAGATGGGTGTAGCAAATTTACGCGAGATGCTAAAACAAAAGAAATAA
- a CDS encoding diguanylate cyclase codes for MTQRSTAEKMLLILSAFAFITISPFVYFRWIEGDMVMAAIDAILVVVTAIFFVFVFKTRKVNTANLILSSVFSISIVTIVAIRGQSHLFWLYPCMIAFYYILPARPAGIICFIAILLIAAIIFPMTTTLEFLTIISTLFLTALFSYVIFSNYNKTNKKLALLASIDPLTSSGNRRALDLKLEKILEDQKRESSKVSLLLLDLDHFKKINDNYGHANGDIVLVELVELIQKHTRSLDDLYRYGGEEFIILPLKVDLLEAKQIAEKLRAIIEQSTFAEKISATVSIGVAQYRAGETAETWISRADTALYVAKDSGRNRVVAETEVTDEAIAAKSVEKTRS; via the coding sequence ATGACACAGCGTTCAACAGCAGAAAAAATGCTACTGATATTAAGCGCATTTGCCTTTATCACCATTTCACCATTCGTATATTTTCGGTGGATTGAAGGTGATATGGTCATGGCCGCGATTGATGCAATACTGGTAGTCGTCACGGCTATCTTTTTTGTTTTTGTTTTCAAAACACGAAAAGTTAATACCGCTAACCTGATTTTATCGAGTGTTTTTTCTATCTCTATTGTAACAATCGTTGCAATTCGAGGGCAGTCTCACCTGTTTTGGCTGTATCCATGTATGATCGCATTCTATTATATTTTACCCGCGAGACCTGCCGGTATCATTTGCTTTATCGCTATATTACTTATTGCGGCAATAATATTCCCTATGACGACTACGTTAGAGTTCTTAACTATCATTAGTACTTTGTTTCTAACCGCGTTATTTTCTTATGTCATTTTTAGTAATTACAACAAAACAAACAAAAAGTTAGCATTATTGGCCAGTATTGACCCGTTAACATCATCGGGGAATCGACGAGCCTTAGATTTAAAACTTGAAAAAATTCTTGAAGATCAAAAACGGGAATCCTCTAAGGTCTCATTATTATTATTAGACTTAGACCACTTTAAAAAAATTAATGATAACTACGGCCATGCTAACGGCGATATAGTATTAGTTGAATTAGTAGAATTAATTCAAAAACATACCCGCTCTCTTGATGACTTATATCGCTATGGCGGAGAAGAGTTTATTATTCTTCCGTTAAAGGTTGATTTACTAGAGGCAAAACAAATTGCTGAAAAACTAAGAGCCATTATTGAACAATCAACTTTTGCTGAAAAAATTTCTGCAACCGTTTCAATCGGTGTTGCCCAATATCGAGCGGGTGAAACAGCAGAAACTTGGATCAGCAGAGCAGATACTGCACTTTATGTTGCTAAAGATAGTGGACGTAATCGTGTGGTTGCTGAGACAGAAGTGACAGATGAAGCTATTGCAGCAAAGTCTGTTGAAAAAACACGTAGCTAG
- a CDS encoding DUF1456 family protein gives MTNNEVLHHIRYIFTLSNEKIAAIFQQAQCPKTDEEIDNFFRKNGETAFARIADNNLASFLDGLIIEYRGAKEGTVAQLDQSINNNIVFNKVKIALELKAEDIIALLDAGELTLSKHELSAFFRKAEHKHFRTCNDDTLLKFFNGLHLQNRQAILVIKE, from the coding sequence ATGACTAACAACGAAGTTTTACACCATATTCGTTATATATTTACTTTAAGTAATGAAAAAATAGCCGCTATTTTTCAACAAGCACAATGTCCAAAAACAGATGAAGAAATCGACAACTTTTTCCGAAAAAATGGTGAAACAGCTTTTGCACGTATCGCAGATAATAATTTAGCCAGTTTTCTTGATGGTTTAATTATTGAGTATCGTGGAGCAAAAGAAGGAACAGTAGCGCAGTTGGATCAGTCGATAAATAATAATATTGTCTTTAATAAAGTGAAAATCGCTCTCGAATTAAAGGCTGAAGATATTATCGCCTTACTCGATGCTGGGGAATTAACTTTAAGTAAACATGAACTAAGTGCATTTTTTAGAAAAGCAGAACATAAGCACTTTAGAACGTGTAATGATGATACGTTGTTGAAATTTTTTAATGGCTTACATTTACAAAATCGACAAGCGATTTTAGTCATAAAAGAATAA
- the ubiB gene encoding ubiquinone biosynthesis regulatory protein kinase UbiB, with the protein MSSKRLYKIVKTFLEYGLDELLPEKYLPWYIKIARSSLFWLRNKHRDKPKAQRFRLAIESLGPVFVKFGQMLSTRRDLLPEDFANELTLLQDKVPAFAGAEAEKIIIAAMGAEIFEAYFKDFDLTPLASASIAQVHTATMINADDEQEVVLKVLRPNIAQTILADINVMSVFAKIVARWLPDGKRLRPVEVVAEYEKTILEELDLNREAGNAIQLKRNFSQGRDSDKVLYVPEVYSEYCSKNVMVMERIYGIGVGEVDTLQANNVDMKLLAERGVEVFFTQVFRDSFFHADMHPGNVFVNATNPADPTWIAIDYGIVGTLNREDKRYLAENFVAFFNRDYRKVAQLHVDSGWVPSDTSVDEFEFAIRTVCEPIFNKPLSEISFGQVLVNLFNTARRFNMEVQPQLVLLQKTLLYIEGLGRQLYPALDLWQTAKPFLENWVKEQMGIKAVYKKVKDNLPFWNEKLPEIPDLVYDYLKTNREAQRLQLRSLKQIQSQQQKHSKQMTKLVVIATLAICLTISFT; encoded by the coding sequence GTGAGTAGCAAACGTTTATACAAGATAGTAAAAACATTTCTTGAGTATGGCCTTGATGAGCTTTTACCGGAAAAATATTTGCCGTGGTATATAAAAATAGCACGTAGCTCATTGTTTTGGCTTCGTAACAAACATCGGGATAAGCCTAAAGCTCAGCGTTTTAGATTAGCGATAGAGTCATTAGGGCCGGTATTTGTTAAGTTTGGCCAAATGCTTTCTACTCGTCGTGATTTACTACCGGAAGACTTCGCTAATGAGCTGACTTTACTGCAAGACAAAGTACCCGCTTTCGCTGGCGCAGAAGCTGAAAAAATTATTATTGCTGCCATGGGAGCTGAAATTTTTGAGGCTTATTTTAAAGATTTTGATCTAACCCCGCTCGCGTCAGCTTCGATTGCTCAAGTTCATACGGCTACCATGATAAATGCAGACGATGAACAAGAAGTCGTATTGAAAGTTTTAAGACCCAATATTGCCCAAACAATTTTAGCTGACATTAATGTTATGTCTGTTTTTGCAAAGATTGTTGCTCGCTGGTTACCTGACGGCAAGCGTTTAAGACCCGTTGAAGTGGTCGCAGAATACGAAAAAACAATTTTAGAAGAATTAGATTTAAACCGTGAAGCGGGTAACGCTATCCAATTAAAGCGCAATTTTAGTCAAGGTCGAGACAGCGATAAAGTACTTTACGTACCTGAAGTTTATAGCGAATATTGTTCGAAAAACGTCATGGTTATGGAGCGAATATACGGCATTGGTGTTGGCGAAGTTGACACCTTACAAGCAAATAATGTTGATATGAAATTGCTGGCTGAGCGTGGTGTTGAAGTCTTTTTTACACAAGTGTTTCGTGACAGTTTTTTTCATGCCGACATGCACCCTGGCAATGTTTTTGTTAATGCAACAAACCCAGCGGATCCTACTTGGATTGCCATTGATTATGGCATTGTTGGCACGTTAAATCGTGAAGATAAACGGTATTTGGCCGAAAATTTTGTCGCCTTTTTTAATCGTGACTATCGTAAAGTGGCGCAACTACATGTTGATTCTGGCTGGGTACCTAGTGACACCAGTGTCGATGAGTTTGAGTTTGCTATCCGCACGGTTTGTGAGCCTATATTCAATAAACCGTTATCCGAAATCTCATTTGGTCAGGTGTTAGTTAACCTCTTCAATACCGCACGCCGCTTTAATATGGAAGTACAACCTCAGTTAGTGTTATTACAAAAAACACTGCTTTATATTGAAGGCTTAGGTCGTCAACTCTATCCAGCGCTAGATCTTTGGCAAACAGCTAAACCGTTTTTAGAAAACTGGGTTAAAGAGCAAATGGGCATTAAAGCCGTATATAAAAAGGTAAAAGACAACTTACCATTTTGGAATGAGAAACTGCCGGAAATACCTGATCTAGTCTACGATTACTTAAAAACTAATCGAGAAGCACAACGTCTGCAATTAAGGTCACTTAAACAGATTCAGTCGCAGCAACAAAAACACAGCAAGCAAATGACAAAACTGGTTGTTATAGCCACACTCGCTATTTGCTTGACCATTAGCTTTACTTGA
- a CDS encoding SCP2 sterol-binding domain-containing protein, with protein MPQTISQQLMFAQTLSALLEKLINQFLHYNLHGTRALKPLSEKTLTVKLAELPFPLSFTVNHEKVHVTASESHYDCCIVTSISTLIELQKEQQLTQLIRNEKLDIQGDLKVAQRFADIAQTLDIDWQSELAKRIGDIPAYKIGQFGRQLRNKLSFASQQIQADASEWLVHEKRLIITSAELSYFSRDVDAVEQQVSNLSQRIDGLINHIDKTS; from the coding sequence ATGCCTCAGACTATTAGTCAGCAACTGATGTTTGCTCAGACCTTAAGTGCGTTATTGGAAAAGCTGATCAACCAGTTTTTGCACTACAACTTACACGGTACACGAGCATTAAAACCCTTATCTGAAAAAACACTGACAGTGAAGCTAGCAGAATTACCGTTTCCTTTAAGCTTTACTGTAAATCATGAAAAAGTTCACGTTACCGCTAGCGAATCGCACTATGACTGTTGCATAGTTACTAGTATTAGTACCTTGATTGAGTTACAAAAAGAGCAGCAACTTACGCAGTTAATTAGAAATGAAAAACTCGACATTCAGGGTGATTTAAAAGTTGCCCAACGTTTTGCTGATATTGCTCAAACACTTGATATTGATTGGCAAAGTGAATTAGCTAAGCGTATTGGTGATATTCCAGCTTATAAAATTGGTCAGTTTGGACGTCAATTACGCAACAAGTTAAGTTTCGCATCTCAACAAATTCAAGCCGATGCTAGCGAGTGGCTGGTTCATGAAAAGCGCTTAATAATTACATCCGCAGAATTAAGTTATTTTAGTCGTGATGTGGATGCTGTTGAGCAACAAGTTTCAAATTTAAGCCAACGTATTGACGGCTTAATTAATCACATAGATAAAACTTCATAA
- the ubiE gene encoding bifunctional demethylmenaquinone methyltransferase/2-methoxy-6-polyprenyl-1,4-benzoquinol methylase UbiE produces the protein MSAHDQNHPVNNDNSEEDTTHFGFQTVEKNEKESKVASVFHSVAQQYDVMNDLMSFGIHRLWKRFTIDASGVRPGNKVLDLAGGTGDLTAKFSQLVGREGKVILADINSSMLNVGRDKLRDRGLVQNIEYVQANAQYLPFEDNTFDVITIAFGLRNVTDKDMALRSMYRVLKPGGRLLVLEFSKPEHELVNKAYDFYSFNILPKMGELVAKDGDSYQYLAESIRMHPDQETLKTMMDSAGFEQTSFKNLTGGVVALHKGYKF, from the coding sequence ATGTCTGCACACGATCAAAATCATCCAGTTAATAACGACAATAGTGAAGAAGACACCACTCACTTTGGTTTTCAAACCGTCGAAAAAAATGAAAAAGAGTCGAAAGTGGCCAGCGTATTTCATTCTGTTGCACAGCAATATGATGTCATGAATGACTTGATGTCATTTGGTATTCATCGCTTATGGAAACGCTTTACCATTGACGCTAGTGGCGTTCGCCCAGGTAATAAAGTATTAGATCTCGCCGGTGGTACAGGTGATTTAACCGCAAAGTTTTCTCAACTTGTTGGCCGTGAAGGTAAAGTTATACTGGCTGATATTAATAGCTCAATGCTAAATGTAGGTCGCGACAAACTACGCGATCGCGGTTTAGTACAAAATATTGAATACGTACAAGCCAATGCCCAGTATTTGCCATTTGAAGACAATACCTTTGACGTAATCACTATCGCATTTGGTTTACGTAACGTTACCGACAAAGACATGGCGCTGCGTTCTATGTACCGTGTACTTAAACCAGGTGGTCGATTGTTGGTATTAGAGTTTTCTAAACCTGAGCATGAACTGGTGAATAAAGCTTACGATTTTTATTCTTTTAATATCTTGCCTAAAATGGGTGAGTTAGTAGCAAAAGACGGCGACAGCTATCAATATTTAGCCGAATCTATTCGTATGCACCCGGATCAAGAAACACTGAAGACAATGATGGATTCCGCCGGATTTGAACAAACCAGTTTTAAAAATTTAACTGGTGGTGTTGTGGCACTGCACAAAGGTTATAAATTTTAA